One window of the Candidatus Bathyarchaeota archaeon genome contains the following:
- a CDS encoding S-adenosyl-l-methionine hydroxide adenosyltransferase family protein: MVRPIITLLSDFGLKDPYVAEMKAVILSICREAVLVDISHNIDKYDIRMGAFVLAQAAPYFPDWTIHLAIVDPGVGTERRPIIIETRRSYYVGPDNGLLMLAAKHEGIRCIREIRNPKFMLAYVSRTFHGRDIFAPAAAHLANGVQVSDFGPEVNDPVTPSFVKSHVGRGVVSGEVIYIDSFGNVVTNISSRDLEEAGIKEGSTLTLKINDRMTRLRFCSAYGDAALNAPLMLIGGTGLLEIAVNQGNASKYFGAYVGDKVSVAVS, encoded by the coding sequence ATGGTTAGACCGATCATAACGTTGCTCTCGGATTTTGGCCTTAAGGATCCATATGTGGCTGAGATGAAAGCCGTTATCCTCTCAATATGCAGGGAAGCCGTACTTGTAGATATCAGCCACAACATAGACAAGTATGATATTCGCATGGGGGCTTTTGTACTCGCTCAGGCCGCACCTTACTTCCCAGACTGGACGATCCACCTGGCCATCGTTGATCCAGGAGTGGGAACGGAACGTAGACCCATCATAATCGAGACGAGACGCAGCTATTACGTGGGCCCCGATAACGGATTGCTAATGTTGGCCGCAAAGCATGAGGGGATCAGATGCATCCGTGAGATAAGGAATCCGAAGTTTATGCTTGCATATGTCTCGAGAACTTTTCATGGACGCGACATCTTCGCCCCTGCAGCGGCACATTTGGCCAATGGCGTTCAAGTTTCGGACTTCGGCCCGGAAGTAAATGATCCTGTAACCCCAAGTTTTGTGAAGAGTCACGTGGGGAGGGGCGTGGTGTCTGGAGAGGTGATATACATTGATAGTTTCGGAAACGTGGTGACGAATATAAGCTCAAGGGATCTTGAAGAGGCGGGTATTAAAGAGGGAAGTACGCTCACATTGAAGATTAATGATAGGATGACGCGGTTGCGTTTCTGTTCAGCTTATGGGGATGCCGCTCTAAACGCTCCTCTAATGCTTATCGGTGGTACCGGTCTTCTCGAGATAGCGGTTAACCAAGGGAATGCATCAAAATATTTCGGCGCGTATGTCGGTGATAAGGTTAGTGTAGCGGTCTCATAA